Proteins from a single region of Sporosarcina sp. P33:
- a CDS encoding prepilin-type N-terminal cleavage/methylation domain-containing protein: MKKFLQKKLNDKGLTLVELLAVIVILGIIAAIAVPAIGNIIANSKVNALKADGQNVLSAAQMYFTEKGGASVTQKDLIDNGFLEDAGGFAATGATAATVTKVDGGNTITGKAVTKGVSVSFGGATSKDITEADVKATTGKVIVTR; the protein is encoded by the coding sequence ATGAAAAAGTTTCTACAAAAGAAATTAAATGACAAGGGATTAACACTTGTCGAATTACTGGCAGTTATCGTTATTTTGGGTATTATTGCTGCGATCGCGGTACCGGCTATTGGGAATATTATTGCGAACTCTAAGGTAAATGCTTTGAAGGCTGATGGACAGAATGTATTGTCTGCTGCACAGATGTACTTCACTGAAAAAGGTGGAGCGTCAGTAACACAGAAAGATCTAATTGACAATGGTTTCCTTGAAGATGCTGGTGGCTTTGCAGCTACAGGCGCAACCGCTGCAACAGTTACGAAAGTTGATGGAGGAAATACAATCACAGGAAAAGCGGTTACTAAAGGTGTGAGTGTATCATTTGGAGGCGCAACCTCGAAAGATATCACAGAAGCTGACGTTAAAGCTACTACCGGCAAGGTAATAGTTACCCGATAA
- a CDS encoding type II secretion system F family protein, with amino-acid sequence MPRFTYEGRDAKSIRKGIVTATNKRDAAIKLKNQGIRVVSLVEQKETVLTKDITIGSPVKRDQLIMFLRQFSTLLQAGVTIVDAVRILSMQVEQAAFRKILTSIQEDLRTGTPLSVALAKHPKIFEPLILNMISAGEVSGTVDESLDQLADHFEKAYRSRQKVISALSYPIVVGIVAIGVVIFLLSFVVPMFVEMFDSIGGELPWLTLFVLKASDFMQSYWYILVLIVAAIVIGIMLVRNNPQGKYVLDSILLRIPIFGNIVQKSSLAMMTRTLSSMFSSSVPILQSLAMTERVVDNKVISKVIGESRQSMERGGSLTEPMMNHWAFPPLIPHMIAIGEETGSLDSMLSKVADFYEKEVEAATDRLKALIEPLMIVFLAAIVGTIVLAIMMPMFSMFEQIDSL; translated from the coding sequence TTGCCGCGTTTTACTTATGAAGGGCGAGATGCGAAGTCGATTCGGAAAGGGATTGTGACAGCAACGAATAAACGAGATGCAGCAATCAAGCTGAAAAATCAAGGGATTCGGGTAGTCAGTCTGGTGGAGCAGAAAGAAACCGTACTTACGAAGGATATTACGATTGGCAGCCCGGTTAAACGGGATCAGCTGATTATGTTCCTGCGCCAGTTTTCGACGTTGCTTCAAGCAGGTGTGACGATTGTTGATGCAGTCAGAATTCTATCGATGCAAGTGGAACAGGCTGCATTCAGGAAAATATTAACTTCTATACAGGAAGATTTACGTACTGGTACCCCTTTGTCTGTCGCCCTAGCTAAGCATCCAAAGATTTTCGAGCCGCTGATTTTGAATATGATCAGTGCGGGGGAAGTCTCGGGAACAGTGGACGAGTCACTTGATCAACTGGCCGATCATTTTGAAAAAGCATATCGTTCCAGACAAAAAGTGATTTCAGCATTATCGTATCCGATTGTCGTGGGTATTGTAGCAATCGGCGTCGTGATTTTTCTTCTATCATTCGTCGTCCCGATGTTCGTAGAGATGTTTGACAGTATAGGGGGAGAACTGCCATGGCTGACACTGTTTGTACTGAAAGCCAGTGATTTCATGCAGAGCTATTGGTATATCTTAGTTTTGATTGTGGCGGCCATCGTAATCGGCATTATGCTTGTGCGTAATAATCCGCAAGGGAAATATGTGCTGGATTCTATATTACTTAGAATACCAATTTTCGGGAACATTGTTCAGAAGTCATCACTAGCAATGATGACACGTACTCTCAGTTCCATGTTTTCCAGTTCCGTGCCTATTTTGCAGTCTCTCGCGATGACCGAGAGAGTGGTAGATAATAAGGTTATATCGAAGGTGATCGGCGAATCCAGGCAATCAATGGAGCGGGGCGGATCACTGACAGAGCCGATGATGAACCATTGGGCATTCCCGCCTTTAATACCACATATGATTGCGATTGGTGAGGAAACTGGATCTTTAGACTCTATGCTTTCAAAAGTCGCCGATTTTTATGAAAAGGAAGTAGAGGCAGCGACAGATCGCTTAAAGGCGCTGATAGAGCCTTTAATGATAGTTTTTCTCGCAGCGATAGTCGGGACTATAGTTTTGGCAATTATGATGCCAATGTTTAGCATGTTTGAACAGATAGATAGTTTGTAA
- a CDS encoding type IV pilus twitching motility protein PilT translates to MTERIDQLLTEAFKIKASDIHLTVGVPPIFRVHGDLKRFGETPLTAEDTEKIAYLTIPEKMIPSFKEAGQIDYSYEIAGVSRFRVNAFQQRGSISLAFRTIPTKIPTIDDLNMPGTLKNLSDTAQGLILVTGPTGSGKSTTLAAMIRYMNETMRKHIITLEDPIEYMHGHGSSIIDQREVGFDTLSFADGLRAALRQDPDVILVGEMRDLETISTAITAAETGHLVLATLHTWSAASTIDRIIDVFPHGQQSQIRVQLSGVLTAVVSQRLFKTMDGTGRRAATEIMINNAAVSNLIRSEKVHQIPNVIQTSRAQGMHMMDNSVKSLMEQRIISYEAALPFLQGDD, encoded by the coding sequence GTGACTGAAAGAATTGACCAATTACTGACCGAGGCTTTTAAAATCAAGGCATCTGACATCCACTTAACTGTTGGTGTGCCTCCGATATTTCGGGTACACGGCGACTTGAAGCGTTTTGGAGAAACACCGTTAACAGCGGAAGATACAGAAAAAATTGCCTATCTGACGATTCCCGAAAAGATGATACCGTCATTTAAAGAAGCCGGACAAATTGACTACTCCTACGAGATTGCGGGTGTTTCCCGTTTCCGTGTCAACGCATTCCAGCAGCGCGGTTCGATTTCATTGGCATTCCGGACCATTCCTACAAAGATTCCAACGATTGATGATTTGAATATGCCGGGGACGCTGAAGAATTTATCTGATACCGCGCAAGGGCTGATTCTGGTGACGGGTCCCACCGGTTCAGGGAAATCGACGACCCTTGCGGCAATGATCCGTTATATGAATGAAACGATGCGGAAGCATATTATTACGCTTGAAGATCCGATTGAATATATGCATGGCCATGGCTCTTCGATTATCGATCAGCGTGAAGTCGGGTTTGATACACTGTCGTTCGCGGATGGGCTGCGTGCGGCGCTTCGTCAGGATCCAGACGTAATTCTCGTCGGGGAAATGCGGGATTTGGAGACGATTTCAACAGCGATCACCGCAGCGGAAACGGGACACTTAGTGCTTGCGACATTGCACACATGGAGTGCCGCTTCGACGATAGATAGAATTATAGACGTATTCCCGCACGGCCAGCAGTCACAGATCCGTGTCCAGCTGTCGGGAGTTTTGACAGCGGTCGTGTCTCAGCGTTTATTTAAGACAATGGATGGAACAGGACGCCGTGCGGCTACTGAAATAATGATTAATAATGCGGCAGTGTCGAATTTAATCCGTTCTGAGAAAGTGCATCAAATTCCAAACGTGATTCAGACAAGCCGTGCACAGGGAATGCACATGATGGACAATTCCGTGAAAAGTTTGATGGAACAACGGATTATTTCATATGAAGCTGCACTGCCGTTTTTGCAAGGGGATGATTAA
- a CDS encoding GspE/PulE family protein: protein MATSRKRLGDLLIESGLLTDEQLMGTLKEKPRDQRLGDALLQRGYITEQQLIEVLEFQLGIPHVNLFRYPFDPKLFNVVPKGLAKQKMIVPLKKDGDKLFVAMADPMDYNTIEDLRLSTGFHIETAIASKDDIIRTITRYYDDEVFDDLLFEEPEPQTEQQDDIVDNDSPVVRLVNQIISSAVSMKASDIHIDPQEHQVVIRFRVDGKLQTERVLPKHMQSMLLARIKIMGNLNITESRTPQDGRIKVMIDFRPIDLRLSTLPTVFGEKIVMRILDLSSSLNDLAKLGFGPVNLERFLGEIEKPNGIILISGPTGSGKSSTLYAALNRLNSEEVNIITIEDPVEYQLEGINQIQVNSNVGLTFATGLRSILRQDPDVVMVGEIRDRETVEIAIRASLTGHLVLSTIHTNDSVASISRLLDMGVEPFLLTASLNAVVAQRLIRRVCRDCGTSQPATEREKEIFAKRGKTVDRVHRGSGCAACNMTGYRGRIAIHEVLIINAAMRDAINNNAAPTVFRDIAEKSKTIFLIDDGLDKVNQGITTTEEVLRVALID from the coding sequence ATGGCGACAAGCAGAAAACGTCTTGGGGATTTATTAATAGAATCCGGATTGCTGACAGATGAGCAGCTGATGGGCACTCTTAAAGAAAAGCCGAGAGATCAGCGTCTCGGTGATGCGTTATTGCAGCGCGGTTATATTACAGAGCAGCAATTGATAGAAGTATTGGAGTTCCAGCTCGGAATCCCTCACGTCAATTTATTCAGATATCCGTTTGATCCGAAACTGTTCAACGTGGTGCCAAAAGGATTGGCCAAACAAAAAATGATCGTACCGCTGAAGAAAGACGGCGATAAATTATTCGTCGCCATGGCGGACCCGATGGATTATAACACAATTGAAGATTTACGGTTGTCGACAGGGTTCCATATTGAAACAGCCATCGCATCGAAAGACGATATTATACGGACTATCACAAGATATTATGATGACGAAGTATTTGATGATTTATTGTTCGAAGAGCCTGAACCGCAAACCGAACAGCAAGACGATATAGTGGATAATGATTCACCTGTTGTGCGGCTTGTAAACCAAATTATTTCCAGCGCAGTTTCAATGAAAGCCAGTGATATTCATATTGATCCCCAAGAGCATCAGGTGGTAATCCGTTTCCGGGTGGACGGGAAATTACAAACTGAACGAGTTTTGCCGAAACATATGCAGTCCATGCTTCTTGCGCGGATAAAAATTATGGGAAATTTAAATATTACCGAATCACGTACACCCCAGGACGGCCGAATTAAAGTAATGATTGATTTCCGTCCGATTGATTTACGTTTATCCACTTTGCCGACAGTTTTCGGTGAGAAGATTGTTATGCGTATTTTGGATTTGAGCAGCTCGTTAAACGATTTGGCTAAGCTTGGTTTCGGCCCTGTTAATCTGGAGCGTTTCTTAGGAGAAATCGAAAAGCCAAATGGCATTATTTTGATCTCAGGTCCGACGGGTTCCGGTAAGTCATCGACGCTGTATGCCGCGTTGAATCGACTGAACAGTGAAGAAGTGAATATTATTACGATTGAAGATCCGGTGGAATATCAATTAGAAGGCATTAATCAAATTCAAGTAAATTCTAATGTCGGGCTGACTTTTGCGACAGGTCTCAGGTCTATTTTGCGTCAGGATCCGGACGTCGTCATGGTCGGGGAAATCCGGGACAGAGAAACAGTGGAAATAGCAATTCGGGCTTCATTGACAGGTCACTTAGTATTGAGCACCATCCATACGAATGATTCCGTCGCGTCGATTTCCCGGTTGCTGGACATGGGGGTGGAGCCGTTTCTTTTGACGGCTTCATTAAATGCCGTTGTGGCACAGCGATTGATTCGACGGGTGTGCCGCGACTGTGGTACGAGCCAGCCGGCAACTGAACGGGAAAAAGAGATTTTTGCGAAGCGCGGGAAGACGGTCGACAGGGTTCATCGAGGATCCGGTTGCGCCGCTTGCAATATGACGGGCTATCGCGGACGGATTGCGATTCATGAAGTATTGATTATTAACGCGGCAATGCGTGATGCAATCAACAACAATGCAGCTCCGACTGTGTTCCGCGATATTGCCGAGAAAAGCAAAACCATTTTCTTAATAGATGACGGGCTGGATAAAGTGAATCAGGGCATCACGACCACTGAAGAAGTGCTGCGGGTTGCGCTGATAGATTAG
- a CDS encoding G5 domain-containing protein: MKPKLYKITLSLGALLLVISVIFAQQAYAGDGFFSNFKKFGKHTYAGPFNISKHNRKNAKEKLVGDFAGLEQNLDVQLIVQDHQVSVPSEAISFDPDATLSQSESGKDNPLIAHVSREALRTVMKQNFNSLSFTEEDVNTIASQIEVQLRNGIMPQQVYIANFVPELYEQSEVIASAEYKADELAKGLRLLMNDLDGLEIQPNSTFSFREFLEGKESAAAADLQMTIMASLLYNAALQTNWVIDERNVSTELPIGVAPGFEAAINRKLDLDFVFSNPNQTVFTIRTAWTGSRLKLSVEGLPFVHRYDTVVESIKKYDPKTVMRYSAFIPAGATEVVDKGKKGMEVTVKRNVMLNGSLEEVEDVSVDFYAPRPIIERHSLKKPAETPGSDLDNHSKSGSTDGNSSGSNSNGNSSITDNASNGSSNNSSGNSSDSNSGTGSDSGSDGSKGPGASSGNGSDNSGSSNGNSTSGKDDVRYDYDKGGNKIRVDKDGNPID; encoded by the coding sequence ATGAAACCAAAACTATACAAAATCACCCTCTCCCTAGGTGCTCTGCTCCTAGTCATTTCCGTCATCTTCGCCCAGCAGGCATACGCGGGTGACGGCTTCTTCTCGAATTTCAAGAAATTCGGCAAGCATACGTATGCCGGGCCGTTTAATATATCAAAGCATAATCGCAAGAATGCAAAAGAAAAGCTGGTTGGTGATTTCGCAGGACTCGAGCAGAATCTGGATGTGCAGCTGATCGTGCAGGATCATCAAGTATCTGTGCCGTCTGAAGCGATTTCATTTGATCCTGATGCCACACTGAGCCAGTCAGAGTCTGGGAAGGACAATCCGCTCATTGCGCATGTCTCAAGAGAAGCGCTGCGTACGGTTATGAAGCAGAATTTTAATTCACTGTCTTTTACTGAAGAGGACGTCAATACGATTGCTTCTCAAATAGAAGTTCAGCTGCGGAACGGAATTATGCCGCAGCAAGTGTATATTGCGAATTTTGTTCCTGAATTGTATGAGCAGTCTGAAGTGATTGCTTCTGCTGAATATAAAGCAGACGAATTAGCAAAAGGTCTTCGTTTATTGATGAATGACTTGGATGGGCTGGAAATCCAGCCGAATTCTACGTTTTCATTCCGTGAATTTCTGGAAGGGAAAGAGTCTGCCGCCGCTGCCGATTTGCAAATGACCATTATGGCTTCGCTGCTCTATAATGCTGCATTGCAAACGAACTGGGTCATCGATGAACGCAATGTTTCTACCGAATTGCCGATAGGCGTGGCACCTGGATTTGAAGCGGCGATCAATCGGAAACTGGATTTGGATTTTGTGTTTTCTAACCCTAATCAAACAGTTTTCACTATCCGCACAGCATGGACAGGCTCCCGGTTGAAGTTGTCCGTCGAGGGACTGCCGTTCGTCCATCGTTACGATACAGTAGTGGAAAGTATAAAAAAATATGATCCGAAAACGGTGATGCGCTACAGTGCGTTCATTCCGGCGGGTGCGACAGAAGTGGTGGACAAAGGAAAGAAAGGGATGGAAGTGACGGTTAAACGAAACGTCATGCTAAACGGTTCGTTAGAAGAAGTGGAAGACGTGTCGGTAGACTTTTATGCTCCGCGTCCAATTATTGAACGGCACAGTTTGAAAAAGCCAGCTGAAACACCTGGCAGTGATCTCGACAATCATTCAAAGTCCGGCAGTACGGATGGAAATTCATCAGGTAGTAATTCAAACGGAAACTCTTCCATAACGGATAATGCTTCTAATGGATCATCAAATAATTCATCAGGAAATTCCTCCGATAGTAATTCGGGTACTGGAAGTGATTCAGGTTCTGACGGCAGTAAAGGCCCAGGCGCATCTTCTGGAAACGGATCTGATAATAGCGGGTCATCAAATGGGAATAGCACCTCTGGAAAAGATGATGTGAGATATGATTATGATAAAGGCGGCAACAAGATAAGGGTCGACAAGGATGGTAATCCGATTGACTGA
- a CDS encoding prepilin-type N-terminal cleavage/methylation domain-containing protein: MNRKWTVTKNQQGVSLVELLAALLLVSLVSIIIWTTLSISTRLNTTEMTKLRLQQEANYIATEAQRLHRKCTYYEFVVMPSEVSIQNCQKSGILTEKYTIGTDFEYYTDQKKEGDEEERFYVNAKKENLEISRFWVVDPNNNNLKVSIPLQLSRYKQSP, from the coding sequence ATGAATAGAAAGTGGACGGTCACGAAGAATCAACAAGGGGTGTCTCTTGTTGAATTATTGGCTGCATTATTACTAGTCTCTTTAGTTTCTATAATTATTTGGACAACGCTATCGATAAGTACACGATTGAATACAACTGAAATGACAAAATTACGTCTGCAGCAAGAAGCTAATTATATAGCGACAGAAGCACAGCGTTTACACCGTAAATGTACCTATTATGAATTTGTTGTAATGCCCAGCGAAGTGAGCATTCAGAATTGCCAAAAGTCAGGCATACTCACGGAGAAGTATACTATTGGAACGGATTTTGAATATTATACTGACCAAAAAAAAGAGGGAGATGAAGAAGAAAGGTTTTATGTGAATGCAAAGAAAGAGAACTTGGAAATTTCAAGATTTTGGGTTGTTGATCCAAATAATAATAATTTGAAAGTGTCTATACCGTTGCAATTGTCTAGATATAAGCAGTCACCTTGA
- a CDS encoding prepilin-type N-terminal cleavage/methylation domain-containing protein, translating into MRRKNEKGFTLVEILAALTILGIVFVSFMTIFSQMGVFNARTESKLETINLAKKELSFWKDNPLPLEGTTGITVLKKDAASSPGFIIYQYTRQDEPKYEYQVKYRVHSDLKPFVESSVKLYRFQISIYENGREISETFGYMEEGTI; encoded by the coding sequence ATGAGGCGGAAAAATGAAAAAGGCTTCACATTGGTTGAGATACTTGCTGCCTTGACGATTTTGGGGATTGTTTTCGTTAGTTTCATGACGATTTTCTCTCAAATGGGGGTATTTAATGCTCGCACAGAATCGAAACTTGAAACTATAAATTTGGCTAAAAAGGAATTGAGTTTTTGGAAGGATAATCCGTTGCCTTTAGAAGGTACTACAGGAATTACAGTGCTGAAAAAAGACGCGGCCTCTTCTCCTGGATTTATTATTTATCAGTATACACGTCAAGATGAACCTAAATATGAGTATCAAGTGAAATACCGTGTACATTCAGATTTAAAACCTTTTGTGGAATCATCCGTTAAACTTTATCGCTTCCAAATTTCTATTTATGAGAACGGCAGAGAGATTAGTGAGACGTTCGGATATATGGAGGAAGGAACTATATGA
- a CDS encoding folylpolyglutamate synthase/dihydrofolate synthase family protein, whose amino-acid sequence MIPKLDEYKKQFDIMSDDEIKPGLDAVQEALACVLNPEQDLRIIHVAGTNGKGSTIAVMEAVLRAHGFETGVFSSPAILDIHDQIRINGQPITPEELAYVFEEMDAAGLSGMLTDFELLTVAAFLAFRNAAPDYVLLETGMGGRFDSTNVVTPLVSVITSIALDHTGFLGGTLREIALHKAGIIKPYKPVVIGKLPEEAKEAVLSEAASVKSMVRAYGEDFAMKSDEIETFTGMSTFKIPARNMKGPHQAINHAVALEALLQAGVPLRQEKVAEAIANVQLPFRFQKINDNVYIDGAHNPAAARMLVRTIEEQFPGQKVDWFVGMLNTKDYAETLKILAQIANSFTFIDFPHPQAAKAVDLQAVCPIEGSRVIAFDDEDVKISKKDIKVVVGSLYLLSSLMRQ is encoded by the coding sequence ACAAGAGGCACTTGCGTGTGTGCTGAATCCTGAACAGGACTTGCGCATCATCCACGTGGCGGGAACGAACGGCAAAGGTTCGACTATTGCAGTGATGGAGGCTGTATTGCGGGCGCATGGATTTGAAACGGGCGTATTTTCTTCGCCCGCCATCCTCGATATACACGACCAGATCCGAATCAATGGACAGCCGATCACGCCGGAAGAATTGGCATACGTCTTTGAGGAAATGGACGCTGCGGGACTGAGCGGCATGCTGACAGACTTTGAATTACTGACAGTGGCGGCGTTTTTGGCATTCCGCAATGCTGCCCCTGATTATGTGCTGCTCGAAACAGGCATGGGCGGCAGATTTGACAGCACAAATGTCGTGACGCCGCTTGTTTCGGTCATTACTTCAATCGCCCTGGATCACACCGGATTTCTTGGCGGCACTTTGAGGGAAATCGCTTTACATAAAGCAGGCATCATTAAACCGTATAAACCGGTCGTCATAGGAAAATTGCCGGAAGAAGCAAAAGAAGCCGTTCTGTCTGAAGCGGCATCTGTTAAGAGCATGGTGCGGGCATATGGAGAAGATTTCGCGATGAAGTCAGACGAAATCGAAACATTCACCGGCATGTCCACTTTTAAAATTCCTGCCAGAAACATGAAAGGACCGCATCAGGCAATTAATCACGCTGTAGCACTGGAGGCATTGCTTCAGGCAGGTGTACCGCTGCGGCAGGAAAAAGTCGCTGAAGCCATCGCAAACGTCCAGCTGCCGTTTAGGTTCCAGAAAATCAATGACAATGTGTATATTGACGGCGCACATAATCCAGCTGCGGCACGCATGTTAGTGCGTACGATAGAAGAACAGTTTCCGGGGCAGAAGGTGGACTGGTTTGTCGGGATGCTGAATACAAAAGATTACGCTGAAACACTGAAAATCTTGGCGCAGATCGCCAACAGTTTTACGTTCATCGATTTCCCGCATCCCCAGGCGGCGAAAGCAGTGGATTTACAGGCGGTTTGTCCTATAGAGGGCAGCCGTGTGATTGCATTTGACGATGAAGATGTAAAAATTTCGAAAAAAGACATAAAAGTCGTCGTCGGCTCCCTTTACTTATTGAGCAGTTTAATGAGACAATAG